In the genome of Streptococcus mitis, one region contains:
- a CDS encoding adenylate cyclase, with translation MKHLEIELKTLLKKDEYDRLKDQFTGVTPVLQKNYYIDTPDFELREKKVAMRIRTFEDWAELTLKVPQSVGNMEYNQKLRLTDAENYLSKEELPQGLVLDELAKHGIQSKKWQVLGCLTTLRYEMQTAIGLMALDESQYFDITDYELELEVENHEQGKQDFQQFLEENQIAYQKAPSKLVRFVKSMKNS, from the coding sequence ATGAAACATTTAGAAATTGAATTGAAAACACTACTGAAAAAAGATGAATATGATCGTCTAAAAGACCAGTTCACAGGTGTCACACCTGTTCTTCAAAAAAATTACTACATCGATACGCCTGATTTTGAACTACGAGAAAAGAAAGTCGCTATGCGCATTCGAACCTTTGAAGACTGGGCAGAATTGACACTCAAAGTCCCGCAAAGTGTTGGAAACATGGAATATAACCAAAAATTGCGACTAACAGATGCTGAAAACTATCTGAGTAAGGAAGAACTTCCTCAGGGGCTCGTACTGGATGAATTAGCGAAACATGGTATCCAAAGTAAAAAATGGCAGGTTCTTGGTTGTCTAACAACGCTTCGCTATGAAATGCAAACAGCTATCGGTCTCATGGCACTGGATGAAAGTCAGTACTTTGATATTACAGATTACGAATTAGAGCTTGAGGTGGAAAATCACGAGCAAGGCAAACAGGATTTCCAACAATTTTTAGAGGAAAATCAGATTGCTTATCAAAAAGCTCCATCAAAATTGGTTCGATTTGTCAAAAGCATGAAAAATAGCTGA
- a CDS encoding sialidase: MNQRHFDRKQRYGIRKFTVGAASVVIGAVVFGVAPALAQEAPSTNSETAGQSLPELPKEVETGNLTNLDKKLADKLVTATNKGTEVSREELQANPGSEKAAETEASNETPATESEDEKEDGNIPRDFYARELENVNTVVEKEDVETNPSNGQRVDMKEELDKLKKLQNATIHMEFKPDASAPRFYNLFSVSSDTKVNEYFTMAILDNTAIVEGRDANGNQFYGDYKTAPLKIKPGEWNSVTFTVERPNADQPKGQVRVYVNGVLSRTSPQSGRFIKDMPDVNQVQIGTTKRTGKNFWGSNLKVRNLTVYDRALSPEEVKKRSQLFERGELKKKLPEGAKVTDKLDVFEGGENRKPNKDGIASYRIPALLKTDKGTLIAGADERRLHHSDWGDIGMVVRRSDDNGKTWGDKIVISNPRDNENARRAHAGSPVNIDMALVQDPKTKRIFSIFDMFVEGEAVRDLPGKAPQAYEQIGDKVYQVLYKKGEAGHYTIRENGEVFDPENRKTEYRVVVDPKKPAYSDKGDLYKGEELIGNVYFDYSDKNIFRVSNTNYLWMSYSDDDGKTWSAPKDITYGIRKDWMHFLGTGPGTGIALHSGPHKGRLVIPAYTTNNVSYLGGSQSSRVIYSDDHGETWHAGEAVNDNRPVGNQTIHSSTMNNPSAQNTESTVVQLNNGDLKLFMRGLTGDLQVATSKDGGATWEKDVKRYADVKDVYVQMSAIHTVQEGKEYIILSNAGGPGRYNGLVHVARVEANGDLTWIKHNPIQSGKFAYNSLQDLGNGEFGLLYEHATATQNEYTLSYKKFNWDFLSKDGIAPTKATVKNAVEMSKNVIALEFDSEVLVNQPPVLKLANGNFATFLTQYDSKTLLFAASKEDIGQEITEIIDGAIESMHNLPVSLEGAGVPGGKNGAKAAIHEVPEFTGAVNGEGTVHEDPAFEGGINGEEAAVHDVPDFSGGVNGEVATIHEVPEFTGGINGEEAAKLELPSYEGGANAVEAAKSEVPSYEGGANAVEAAKSEVPSYEGGANAVEAAKSEVPSYEGGFHEAQPASSDLPTLADGVNEAEAAVHKVTEYKADQSTAVQAMPQEHTYQAPAAQQHLLPKTGSEDKSSIAIVGFVGMFLGLLMIGKKRE; encoded by the coding sequence ATGAATCAGAGACATTTTGATAGAAAACAACGATACGGAATTCGGAAATTTACAGTTGGAGCAGCTTCAGTAGTGATTGGAGCGGTTGTTTTTGGTGTTGCCCCTGCTTTGGCTCAAGAGGCACCATCAACGAATAGTGAAACAGCGGGGCAATCTTTGCCAGAATTGCCTAAGGAAGTAGAGACAGGAAATCTGACGAATCTCGATAAGAAACTCGCAGACAAATTGGTAACAGCAACGAATAAGGGAACTGAAGTGAGCCGTGAAGAGTTGCAAGCAAACCCAGGGTCTGAAAAAGCAGCAGAAACAGAAGCATCAAACGAAACTCCAGCTACAGAGAGTGAAGATGAGAAAGAAGATGGAAACATTCCTCGTGATTTTTATGCAAGAGAGTTAGAAAACGTCAACACTGTAGTAGAAAAAGAAGATGTTGAAACCAATCCTTCAAACGGTCAAAGAGTTGATATGAAGGAGGAACTTGACAAGCTTAAAAAACTTCAAAATGCGACCATTCATATGGAATTTAAGCCAGATGCGTCTGCTCCACGTTTTTATAACCTTTTTTCAGTTTCTAGTGATACCAAAGTAAATGAGTATTTCACCATGGCCATCCTTGATAATACAGCAATCGTTGAAGGTCGTGATGCAAATGGAAACCAATTCTATGGTGATTATAAAACTGCTCCTTTGAAGATTAAGCCAGGTGAGTGGAACTCTGTAACCTTTACAGTTGAAAGACCAAATGCAGATCAGCCAAAAGGTCAGGTTCGCGTCTATGTAAATGGTGTCTTGTCGCGCACAAGTCCTCAGTCTGGTCGTTTCATCAAAGATATGCCAGATGTCAACCAGGTGCAAATTGGGACAACCAAACGTACAGGCAAAAACTTCTGGGGTTCTAATCTTAAAGTCCGTAATCTAACGGTTTATGATCGTGCCCTTTCTCCAGAAGAAGTTAAAAAACGTAGCCAGCTTTTTGAAAGAGGAGAGTTGAAAAAGAAACTTCCTGAAGGAGCAAAAGTTACGGATAAGCTGGATGTTTTTGAAGGTGGTGAGAACCGCAAGCCGAATAAAGATGGTATCGCAAGCTACCGTATTCCAGCCCTACTTAAAACTGATAAGGGAACTTTGATTGCTGGAGCTGACGAAAGACGCTTGCATCACTCTGACTGGGGTGATATCGGTATGGTTGTTCGTCGTAGTGATGATAATGGGAAAACTTGGGGAGATAAAATCGTTATCTCAAATCCTCGTGATAATGAGAATGCCAGAAGAGCTCATGCAGGTTCACCAGTCAATATTGACATGGCTCTAGTCCAAGATCCGAAAACTAAGCGAATCTTCTCTATTTTTGATATGTTTGTAGAAGGTGAAGCAGTTAGAGATTTGCCAGGAAAAGCACCGCAAGCCTATGAGCAAATTGGGGATAAGGTTTACCAAGTTCTGTACAAAAAAGGTGAAGCAGGACATTATACAATCCGTGAAAATGGTGAGGTTTTTGATCCTGAAAATAGAAAGACCGAATACCGAGTTGTAGTGGATCCTAAGAAGCCAGCATACAGTGATAAGGGAGACCTTTACAAAGGTGAAGAACTTATCGGTAATGTCTACTTTGATTACAGCGACAAGAATATCTTTAGGGTTTCAAACACCAACTATCTTTGGATGTCTTATAGTGATGACGATGGTAAAACTTGGTCTGCACCAAAAGATATAACGTACGGTATTCGTAAGGACTGGATGCACTTCTTAGGTACTGGGCCTGGTACAGGTATTGCTTTGCACTCAGGTCCTCACAAAGGGCGACTTGTTATCCCTGCTTATACGACAAATAACGTATCCTATCTAGGTGGTTCTCAGTCTTCACGCGTTATTTACTCAGATGACCATGGTGAAACTTGGCATGCAGGTGAGGCAGTCAATGATAATCGTCCAGTAGGCAACCAAACGATTCATTCTTCAACTATGAATAATCCAAGTGCTCAAAATACGGAGTCAACTGTTGTTCAGTTGAATAATGGAGATCTCAAACTCTTCATGCGCGGATTGACAGGTGATCTTCAAGTTGCTACAAGTAAAGATGGTGGAGCAACTTGGGAAAAAGATGTGAAGCGCTATGCGGATGTCAAAGATGTCTATGTTCAAATGTCAGCTATTCATACTGTGCAAGAAGGTAAGGAATATATTATCCTCAGTAATGCAGGTGGACCTGGACGATACAATGGTTTGGTGCACGTAGCACGTGTGGAAGCGAATGGGGATCTAACTTGGATCAAGCACAATCCAATTCAAAGTGGTAAATTTGCTTATAACTCCTTACAAGATCTTGGAAATGGTGAATTTGGTTTGCTTTATGAGCATGCAACTGCCACTCAAAATGAATATACCTTGTCTTATAAGAAATTCAACTGGGATTTCTTAAGTAAGGATGGGATTGCTCCAACGAAAGCAACTGTGAAAAATGCTGTAGAGATGAGCAAAAATGTCATCGCTTTAGAATTCGATTCTGAAGTTTTGGTGAATCAGCCACCAGTTCTTAAATTGGCAAATGGAAATTTTGCGACCTTCTTGACTCAGTACGATTCAAAAACATTGCTATTTGCAGCTAGCAAGGAAGATATTGGTCAGGAAATTACAGAAATCATTGATGGTGCAATTGAGAGCATGCATAATTTGCCTGTAAGTCTTGAAGGTGCAGGAGTTCCTGGTGGAAAAAATGGTGCAAAAGCAGCAATTCATGAAGTTCCAGAGTTCACAGGTGCAGTCAATGGTGAAGGTACAGTTCATGAGGATCCAGCCTTTGAAGGTGGCATCAACGGTGAGGAAGCAGCCGTTCATGATGTGCCAGACTTCTCAGGTGGTGTGAACGGTGAAGTAGCCACTATTCATGAAGTTCCAGAGTTCACAGGTGGTATCAACGGCGAAGAAGCAGCTAAATTAGAACTTCCATCCTATGAGGGAGGCGCTAATGCAGTAGAAGCAGCCAAATCAGAAGTTCCATCTTATGAAGGAGGCGCTAATGCAGTAGAAGCAGCCAAATCAGAAGTTCCATCTTATGAAGGAGGCGCTAATGCAGTAGAAGCAGCCAAATCAGAAGTTCCATCTTATGAAGGTGGATTCCATGAAGCCCAGCCTGCTAGTTCGGATTTACCAACTCTTGCAGATGGTGTCAACGAGGCCGAAGCAGCAGTGCATAAGGTGACAGAATATAAGGCTGACCAGTCTACTGCAGTGCAGGCCATGCCACAAGAACATACTTATCAAGCGCCTGCGGCGCAGCAACATCTCCTGCCTAAAACAGGAAGTGAGGATAAGTCTAGTATTGCAATTGTAGGATTTGTAGGGATGTTTCTTGGCTTGTTGATGATAGGGAAAAAGAGAGAATAA
- a CDS encoding GTP pyrophosphokinase, translating into MTLEWEEFLDPYIQAVGELKIKLRGIRKQYRKQNKHSPIEFVTGRVKPIESIKEKMARRGITYATLEHDLQDIAGLRVMVQFVDDVQEVVAILRKRQDMRIIQERDYITHRKASGYRSYHVVVEYTVDTINGAKTILAEIQIRTLAMNFWATIEHSLNYKYQGDFPEEIKKRLEITSKIAHQLDEEMGKIRDDIQEAQALFDPLSRKLNDGVGNSDDTDEEYR; encoded by the coding sequence ATGACCTTAGAATGGGAAGAATTTCTAGATCCTTACATTCAAGCTGTTGGTGAGTTAAAGATTAAACTACGTGGTATTCGTAAGCAATATCGTAAACAAAATAAGCATTCTCCGATTGAGTTTGTGACTGGTCGAGTCAAGCCAATTGAAAGTATCAAGGAAAAAATGGCTCGACGTGGTATTACTTATGCGACCTTGGAACACGATTTACAGGATATTGCTGGTTTGCGTGTGATGGTCCAGTTTGTAGATGATGTCCAAGAAGTTGTGGCTATTTTGCGCAAGCGTCAGGATATGCGGATTATACAGGAGCGAGATTACATTACTCATCGAAAAGCATCAGGATACCGTTCCTATCACGTGGTAGTAGAATATACGGTTGATACTATCAATGGAGCCAAGACCATTTTGGCAGAAATTCAAATTCGTACTTTGGCCATGAATTTCTGGGCAACGATAGAACATTCTCTCAACTACAAGTACCAAGGGGATTTCCCAGAGGAGATTAAGAAGCGACTGGAAATTACATCCAAGATTGCCCATCAGCTAGATGAAGAAATGGGTAAAATTCGTGATGATATTCAAGAAGCTCAGGCACTTTTTGATCCTTTGAGTAGAAAATTAAATGATGGTGTAGGAAACAGTGACGATACAGATGAAGAATACAGGTAA
- the eutD gene encoding phosphotransacetylase (in Salmonella this enzyme is required for ethanolamine catabolism; has higher affinity for CoA than Pta), with protein MEVFESLKANLVGKNARIVLPEGEEPRILQATKRLVKETEVIPVLLGNPEKIKIYLEIEGIEDGYEVIDPQHYDKFEEMVAALVERRKGKMTEEEARKVLVEDVNYFGVMLVYLGLVDGMVSGAIHSTASTVRPALQIIKTRPNVTRTSGAFLMVRGTERYLFGDCAININPDAEALAEIAINSAITAKMFGIEPKIAMLSYSTKGSGFGESVDKVVEATKIAHDLRPDLEIDGELQFDAAFVPETAALKAPGSTVAGQANVFIFPGIEAGNIGYKMAERLGGFAAVGPVLQGLNKPVNDLSRGCNADDVYKLTLITAAQAVHQ; from the coding sequence ATGGAAGTTTTTGAAAGTCTCAAAGCCAACCTTGTTGGTAAAAATGCTCGTATCGTTCTCCCTGAAGGGGAAGAACCTCGTATTCTTCAAGCGACTAAACGCTTGGTAAAAGAAACAGAAGTAATTCCTGTTTTGCTGGGAAATCCTGAAAAAATTAAAATTTATCTTGAAATTGAAGGAATCGAGGATGGTTATGAAGTCATCGACCCACAACACTACGATAAATTTGAAGAAATGGTTGCTGCTTTAGTGGAGCGTCGCAAGGGTAAAATGACTGAAGAAGAAGCACGTAAGGTGTTAGTTGAAGATGTCAACTATTTTGGTGTTATGTTGGTGTACTTGGGCTTGGTTGATGGAATGGTATCTGGAGCAATTCACTCAACAGCTTCAACAGTTCGCCCAGCTCTTCAGATCATCAAAACTCGCCCAAATGTAACGCGTACATCAGGTGCCTTCCTCATGGTTCGTGGTACGGAACGTTACCTATTTGGTGACTGTGCTATCAATATCAATCCTGATGCAGAAGCCTTGGCTGAAATTGCCATCAACTCAGCAATCACAGCTAAGATGTTTGGCATCGAACCTAAAATTGCTATGCTAAGCTATTCTACTAAAGGTTCAGGGTTTGGTGAAAGCGTTGACAAGGTCGTTGAAGCTACTAAAATTGCTCACGACTTGCGTCCTGACCTTGAAATCGATGGTGAGTTGCAATTTGATGCGGCCTTTGTTCCAGAAACTGCAGCTTTGAAAGCTCCTGGAAGTACAGTAGCTGGTCAAGCAAATGTCTTCATCTTCCCGGGTATCGAGGCAGGAAATATTGGTTACAAGATGGCCGAACGTCTTGGTGGCTTTGCGGCAGTAGGACCTGTTTTGCAAGGTTTGAACAAGCCAGTTAACGACCTTTCTCGTGGATGTAATGCAGATGATGTGTACAAGTTGACCCTTATCACAGCAGCTCAAGCAGTTCATCAATAA
- a CDS encoding NAD(+) kinase produces the protein MKNTGKRIDLIANRKPQSQRVLYELRDRLKRNQFILNDTNPDIVISIGGDGMLLSAFHKYENQLDKVRFIGVHTGHLGFYTDYRDFELDKLVTNLQLDTGARVSYPVLNVKIFLENGEVKIFRALNEASIRRSDRTMVADVVINGVPFERFRGDGLTVSTPTGSTAYNKSLGGAVLHPTIEALQLTEIASLNNRVYRTLGSSIIVPKKDKIELIPTRNDYHTISVDNSVYSFRNIERIEYQIDHHKIHFVASPSHTSFWNRVKDAFIGEVDE, from the coding sequence ATGAAGAATACAGGTAAACGAATTGACCTGATAGCTAATAGAAAACCGCAGAGTCAAAGGGTTTTGTATGAATTGCGAGATCGTTTGAAGAGGAATCAGTTTATACTCAATGATACCAATCCGGACATTGTCATCTCCATTGGTGGGGATGGTATGCTCTTGTCGGCTTTTCATAAGTACGAAAACCAGCTTGACAAGGTACGCTTTATCGGTGTTCACACTGGACATTTGGGCTTCTATACGGACTATCGTGATTTTGAATTGGACAAGCTAGTGACTAATTTGCAGCTAGATACAGGAGCAAGAGTTTCTTACCCAGTTCTGAATGTGAAGATCTTTCTTGAAAATGGTGAAGTGAAGATTTTTAGAGCATTAAATGAAGCCAGCATCCGCAGATCTGATCGAACTATGGTGGCGGATGTTGTGATCAACGGTGTTCCTTTTGAACGCTTTCGTGGAGATGGGCTAACAGTTTCGACACCGACTGGTAGTACAGCCTATAACAAGTCGCTTGGTGGAGCTGTTTTACATCCTACCATTGAAGCTCTTCAGTTGACGGAAATTGCCAGCCTTAATAATCGTGTCTATCGAACGCTGGGCTCTTCCATTATTGTTCCTAAGAAGGATAAGATTGAACTCATTCCAACGAGAAACGATTACCATACTATTTCGGTGGATAATAGTGTGTATTCCTTCCGCAATATTGAGCGTATTGAGTATCAAATCGACCATCATAAGATTCATTTTGTCGCGTCACCGAGTCACACCAGTTTCTGGAATCGTGTTAAGGATGCTTTCATCGGCGAGGTGGACGAATGA
- a CDS encoding RNA pseudouridine synthase, whose product MRFEFIADEHVKVKTFLKKHEVSKGLLAKIKFRGGAILVNDQPQNATYLLDIGDRVIIDIPAEEGFETLEAIERPLDILYEDDHFLVLNKPYGVASIPSVNHSNTIANFIKGYYVKQNYENQQVHIVTRLDRDTSGLMLFAKHGYAHARLDKQLQKKSIEKRYFALVKGDGHLEPEGEIIAPIARDEDSIITRRVAKGGKYAHTSYKIVASYGNIHLVDIRLHTGRTHQIRVHFSYIGFPLLGDDLYGGSLDDGIQRQALHCHYLSFYHPFLEQDLQLESPLPDDFSSLITQLSTNTL is encoded by the coding sequence ATGAGGTTTGAATTTATCGCAGATGAGCATGTCAAGGTTAAGACCTTTTTGAAAAAGCACGAGGTTTCTAAGGGACTGCTGGCTAAGATTAAGTTTCGAGGCGGAGCTATTTTGGTCAATGATCAACCACAAAATGCGACGTATCTATTGGATATTGGAGACCGAGTTATCATCGATATTCCCGCTGAGGAAGGCTTTGAAACTCTAGAAGCTATCGAGCGCCCACTGGATATTCTCTATGAGGATGACCATTTTCTAGTCTTGAACAAACCCTATGGAGTGGCTTCTATTCCTAGTGTTAATCACTCTAATACCATTGCCAATTTTATCAAGGGATACTACGTCAAGCAAAATTATGAAAATCAGCAGGTTCACATTGTGACTAGGCTTGACCGAGATACTTCTGGCTTGATGCTTTTTGCCAAGCATGGCTATGCCCATGCACGACTAGACAAGCAGTTGCAGAAGAAGTCCATTGAGAAACGATACTTTGCCCTCGTTAAAGGAGATGGACATTTGGAGCCGGAAGGAGAAATTATTGCTCCGATTGCGCGTGATGAAGATTCCATTATCACCAGAAGAGTGGCTAAAGGTGGAAAGTATGCCCATACATCCTACAAGATTGTAGCTTCATATGGAAATATTCACTTGGTAGATATTCGTTTGCACACTGGACGAACCCACCAAATCCGAGTCCACTTTTCTTATATTGGTTTTCCTTTGTTGGGAGATGACTTGTATGGAGGTAGTCTGGACGACGGCATCCAACGTCAGGCACTGCATTGTCATTACCTATCCTTTTATCATCCTTTTCTAGAGCAAGACTTGCAGTTAGAAAGTCCCTTGCCGGATGATTTTAGCAGCCTAATTACCCAGTTATCAACTAATACTCTATAA